In the genome of Acidimicrobiia bacterium, the window AGCGCCTCGTTGACGAGATCCTTGATCTTGGCGCCCGTGTAGTAGGGCGTCTTGACGGCGAGCTCTTCGATCTGCTCGGGCAGCAGCCGGTGCTGGATCTTGTGGAAGTAGCCGTGCAGCGTGGCGACGCGCCCCTCCTTGGTGGGGTAACCGACCTTGTAGATCCGGTCGAGGCGCCCGGGACGGAGCAACGCCGGGTCGAGGGCGTTCGGCATGTTGGACGCCATCATGATGAAGATGCGGTACTTCGGCGGCGGCTTCGGCTTGACGCCGAGCGCCTTGCGGACCCGGTTGGAGATGCCGCGTGGCTGCTTGAGGCCCGACATCTCGGTGAGGAGCGCCTGGAGCGTGCCCATGCCGCCGCCTCCGCCTCCCATGCCTCCCATGATGATGCGGTCGATGAAGCGGGGATGCGGCGTCTCGTCCGGGACGGCTTCGATGCCGTACTCGTCTGCGAGCAGGTCGGCGACGTGGGGCCCCATGTAGGCGATGCCGTTGCACGACATCTCCTTGCGGAGCGCCTCGTAGGGCTGGCCGACTCCGCCCTGCGAGAGGCTGCCTCGGGAGCCGAGTGAGTCGGCCTCGTCGAAGAAAGCGACCACGCCGCCGTGGCGCAGCGACAGCTTGCGCAGCTTCCGGAACAGGCCTTTCACCTTGAGGATCCCGACCCCGAAGAACATGTTCGTGAAGGCGCCGGGCTCGACGAACACGAACGGCACGCCGACCTCACCCGCAGTGGCTTCCGCAATCAGCGTCTTGCCGGTGCCCGGAGGGCCCCAGAGCAGGATGCCGCCGGGGACGTACCCGCCTTTCGCCTCGATCTCGTCCGGCTTCTCGAGGAAGCCCATGTTCTCCCGGACCAGATCGACGACGTGGTCCTGGCCCCACACGTCCTCGTACCTGGTCTCGATCTCCTCCGGCATGATGTACTTCACGCCGCCTCGGGACAGGAACCAGAACAGCATTGCGAACTGGGCAACGACGAAGAACATGACGAACAGGAACTGGGCGATGGAGGCGAGGTTCGACACGAACCAGCGAGGCATGCCGATCAATGCCTCGACGGGAGAGTTCCACTCGTCCGAGAGATAGTTGGCGATGACGCCGACGATCAACAGGTAGAAGGTGATACGGACATAGCGTCCGACCCTGAAGCGGAACCATGGGCTGAAGCGACGCTGCGTAGACCGCTCGATCCGGCCGAAGACCTTGTCTCCCCAGAACCGGTTGTACCGGTTGGATTGCTCGGAGACGTAGTAGTGGATCTGGCGGAGCCCTTCGAAGAAGAGGACGATCGGCAGCCACCACAAGGCGCTCAATGTCTCGCCGAACGCCTCACTCGGCGTTATGAAGGGGGCGTTGACCTTCGAGATGAACGACGCGGTGAAGAGGGCGATGAGGATGGTCGAGATCTTGAAGCGATCCCAGGCGTCCATCCGCCTCCGGTAACCCTCGCGGGTGTTCTTCACTGCCTGGTGTTCACGAGCCATGAGTCGACCACCTCGAGTATTCGGTCACGGTAGGTCTCGAAGCAGGCTATCGAGCAACCCGCTGCCATGGTGTATATGCGGGAGTCGTCCGGATTCGTGACCGAGATGTAGTAGGCGATCCCCTGATCCTCCGACTCCTGGGCTTGGAACGAGACGAATCGTCGGATCCCCTCGTACCCGGTGTCGAACCGGAAGTCCTCCGCGATACCGCTGTTCGTGCTGGTGGTGTAAGCCTGGGTGTGGATCACGGCGCTCTCGAGGAGGTTCCTCGAGAGGAGGTCGCGCTCGCCTGAGCCGACGGCGCGGATCACCATGGATCCGACCGGGTACTCGGCGTTCGAGATGGCGACGTCGAGGTTGGCGACGTCACGACCGGTCGCCCCGTCGAATCCGACCTTGGAGACGACGGAGAGCTGGGTGCCGAAGTCCGTGACGAACGGGAGCGTCGGCACGGCCGTCAGCTCGTCGGCCTCGTAGAGATGCCACTCGCGGGGGATCTCGAAGATGGCGGACTGGTTGGGGTCCTCATACTCGAGAGACGTCGATGTCCCGCCGCCACAAGCCACGGCCAGCATGAGGAGA includes:
- a CDS encoding AAA family ATPase, yielding MAREHQAVKNTREGYRRRMDAWDRFKISTILIALFTASFISKVNAPFITPSEAFGETLSALWWLPIVLFFEGLRQIHYYVSEQSNRYNRFWGDKVFGRIERSTQRRFSPWFRFRVGRYVRITFYLLIVGVIANYLSDEWNSPVEALIGMPRWFVSNLASIAQFLFVMFFVVAQFAMLFWFLSRGGVKYIMPEEIETRYEDVWGQDHVVDLVRENMGFLEKPDEIEAKGGYVPGGILLWGPPGTGKTLIAEATAGEVGVPFVFVEPGAFTNMFFGVGILKVKGLFRKLRKLSLRHGGVVAFFDEADSLGSRGSLSQGGVGQPYEALRKEMSCNGIAYMGPHVADLLADEYGIEAVPDETPHPRFIDRIIMGGMGGGGGGMGTLQALLTEMSGLKQPRGISNRVRKALGVKPKPPPKYRIFIMMASNMPNALDPALLRPGRLDRIYKVGYPTKEGRVATLHGYFHKIQHRLLPEQIEELAVKTPYYTGAKIKDLVNEALILSMRDDREVVEWQDVWKAKTLKEMGPAEGFEYVDREGFAVAIHEASHAVAAHLLRTHAEIDIATIERRGDIGGFVSGIPLEDRFTSWMSEMEVDIKVSLASLVGERIFFEGDNSSGVGGDLRNATAVVSRMVGMWGMGDTIASMAGLPQGLLDQPPDKTGKIVRSMRAQVEKRLQALYEETAELLEEYKEEVLAVAMLLQERKTISGTDIGEVVGTDSGSLTKSRPTGYGKIDPDVTRAMLPEERRSAMGNGGTKPAIDSAGNGQPGEPAPAEEPQAE